Within Vicia villosa cultivar HV-30 ecotype Madison, WI linkage group LG1, Vvil1.0, whole genome shotgun sequence, the genomic segment AATCAAGTGATGACATGTACTATGGGAAATTGGTTGACATCATAGAACTTGATTACTATGGTAATCTAAGGGTTGTGCTCTTCAAATGTGTTTGGGTAGATACTAGACCTAACAAAGGAATCAAGATAGATCAATTTGGAATACATAGTGTGAATTTTTCTCGCTTGATACACACTGGCGTGAATGAAATAGATGAACCATTCATCCTTGCTACTGATGCTAGAATGGTGTATTATGTTGATGATCCatttgaagaaggttggtctTGTGTATGTCATATGAAGCCTAGAGACATATATGATATGGGAGACGTTAATTCAACGGACTCTGAAGAGATGATAATGGAAGATATACCTTTTTGTGAGCAAAATGTGGAGAACATAGAAGAACTACCATTAGTTCAAGAAGATGACAATGAACAAGAACCAAACTTCAATGAGGAAGAACAAGTACCCGATGAACAAAATATTGATGAAGATCATGATGGTTGCAGTGATGAAAATGATAATATGGTGTTAGAGTAGTTCAATTATGAACATTTATTTCTTTTGTTATAAGCCATTAGGCAtagttttttttgtgattttctacTTATTTTTTGTTTATGAACTTTGTACTATTTTTTTCTTATGCAATGACTTGTTCATCATATGATTCATTTAGAATATATTTTCATTCcaaattttatcttttgttagCAAATTGTGCAGATATTTGAATTGAGATGAAGCAAAAACGTAAGTGTTCAGGAAAAGATGTGCTAGAAAGGTTACGAGGAGAAGTTCAAAATAATATAGAAACTTTTCAAgatcaacatcaacatcaacaaaGTAACAACAATCAATCTGAACCTTCCTTACATTCAAATGAAGATCAGCCACAACAAAATATGAATGTACCCAATAGTCCACAACAAGATGTCAACATGACTAATAGTCCATCCTCTGATGACACATTTGACCCTTCCTTAAATACAAATGAAGATCAACTACAGCAAAAAGAGGAGCCTCTACTTGTCAAAGTTAAAGGTTAAAgtcatatatttattataaatatgttCTTAGATGGTTGATATGCTGTTAGAACATATTTACTAACTTTTATTTATATCTATTGGTAGATATGTGTACTGGTGAAGTTATAACTAAAAAGATGATTGCAAATCAAGTTTGGCATTTggaaaaaactaaaaaagttaTTGTTGAACTCAACAATTTTGGTCAAGGAGATAATAGTAGTTCAAACTTACTTGTGAGGTTCTTAGGCCAAGTTGCTAAAAAGTCTGCCTACTGTCCTATATCAGTTGAAAGATGGGACGAGATGTCCGAAAAATGCAGCCAAGACCAATGGAAATGTATTGAGGTAATTTTTTTAACTTTGCTTAATTTtcttttgttggtgtgttttttATAATGAAATATTGACCTTTAAATAAAACTTTTTAAGGATCATTTTGAGTTTGACTATGTTGCTGGAATCAAATGGGTGAGGTGTACATTAGGGGAAAGATGGAAAGCCTATAAATATAAGTTACGAAATCAATACTTCTATCCCAACAAAAGAAAGGAAGAAATACTTGCCAATACCCCTTCAGGCGTGGATCCAGTTCAGTGGACTTCTTTTGTGCATCACTACAAAAGTCCAAAAATGAAGGTATAAGTATTCTGTATAGGATATTATTTTACTATGtcatttttttcatatatatataatatatattaactttTATAGTTTAAAATTGTAGAAACAAAGTGAGCAGAATACCATAAATCGTAAGAAGCTTAAAGTCTCACATGCTGGCGGTAGTAAGAGCAATGCAAGAAGGGGTCGTGAAATGGTAAGTGGTTTCAAGAAATTTATGTATCATAACAAAGTTAAGttgtaattaatatttgtttgttaATTTATATCTTATTTACGCTGTTAGGCGCTACAATTAGGGAGGCATGTTTGTCGAAGCGAGGTTATTTTATCAACTTTAATAAAGAAGGATGGGAATTATGTGAACGAAGAAGGAAAGGCCATGGCTGTAAGTATACTTATCTTTCTATTGTTGTCACAATTCTACAAATTTTAAAGATCATTTTCACAATTTTCTGTTGTGAAGCCCCCAACCTGCATTAGATAAGTGTATATTTGGTGCTGTTCTTTGTCTGCAAATGTGGTTTTGTTACTGCTATTGTGCATGTTTATTTGGATGCTTAGTGGAAAAAGAGGATGGTTGCATATTGTATTATGTGGTATAAAACCTTGATGTTTTATCCACTTGTATATTGAATACATGGAAGGCTGCATATTATGTTGCATATTGGATACATGTAAGCCTGCCTATTATTAATAATCACTTAAACATATACTAGTGCAAAAGCATACTTTGGATTGGATATAGAGGTACTTGTGTGAAGTGTTAATTTGAGTTCTGGTATATGCAAATGATGGGTTTCTACACATGATTTATGGCAAtttccttttctattttttgagATTTACTCTTTGCATCTGCTGATTAGCTAGAGCTTCATGTGGAGAAAAAATTGTTGCAAGAGGCCATTTAAGTCATTATCAAATAACATAGTAattattttttgattattttgtttttctCAATGTCATAATACTTTATTTCATAGTTTAGTTGTTCAATATATTTTTCACAACTAAAGAGTAATATTTCTTATTAACAGGAGAAGATTTCAGAGTGCTTGTCTGAAGATAAAGAACGTACCGCCACAATAGGTGTCTCATCAAAGATTAATGTGTATACTGATGATGCCATTGCAAAAATATGTGGAGCAGAACACTCGGGTCGAGTACGTGGTTTAGGCTTAGGAGTTTGTCCTACTCAAGCTTTTGGAAAACGTAGACATTACACAAATTTTATTCAAGTTGGTAGCTTTAGTCAAAAGAATGTTGAAGACTTGCAGAAGGATGTAGAATGTTTGGGAGAAAAACTAATTGGATATGAAGAGACTAAAGAAAAACTTACACAAACCACCGAACAACTCACACATACCACTGAGCAACTTGCACAAGCACAACATCAATTGGAGGTTCTTCAAAACTTCATGAAGCATAAATTTGGCGATGAGTTATCTATTTTCAATAGCAATGCTTCTCCAAATTAGTTTTAAGAATTGAAAGTATGATGCTTGTTTtttagtgttaagaactagaaGCATGATACTTGTTTTTTAGTGTTGAGAAGTGGAAGTATGGTACTAATTTTTTGGTGTTTAGAAGTGGAATTATAATACTTGTTTTGGTTTTATAATTAAGAAGTACTGTAGGTGAAATACTTCAGATTTATGATTGACATTAGGAAGTTATTGTcacttaattaaaatatttgtttgactcttaattttgtttatttttgcttTGAATTCATTGaattattgtttttaaagttTGTGTGAAATAAAAATAACTGGAgggtttaatttttgttttgccaCGGTCAAATAGTGGctaaaaaattaaactaaaatagattaaataaaaattagCTATGTTTCGACCGTAGCTAAAATGAAATTTGGATTATGGCTAATAGAGCGGGAAATTATACGCGCGTTTTTTAACTACGGTTTAACTGTGGCTAAACTTATATTTGACATTTCTAAAATATTGCTTTACCACAGTACAACTGTGGCTAATAATTGTTACCACACTCAAAATTACCGTAGCTAAATTATATTTTACCCGTGGATAATAAATTGCAACGCCCCTTTTTTCCACTGTTTTGTAAACCGTGGCTAAGTATATTTTGCCACAGTTTTTTTGTTATTTCGCTACGGTTTTAACTGTGGCTAAGTAGCGAAATTTTGGTAGTGGAAACTTGTAATGGATAAAGAGTATACGAGAAGTGACTTGGAGACCGTGTTAATATGCATGGAGGTCGTATCACCAACTTCTACAATATATCAACCATTTATATTCATACATAAATTTTAGCACTCACCAGGGTCGTGGTAAAATATACATAGGCTCCAAGATCCCAACAACATAACGATAAGTAGACACCGAGCCCCCTCCCCTAAAAAAACTACTTTAAGAAGAGTGAATTCATTATAATCACATCTATAATGTTGTAAATAATCATCACAAGAGACATGCAAATGGTGATGGAGGCTCCATACGTCTTTGTCACAATCACCAAGGAGGCATGTCGAGGAAGGTGAGAAATTGTGACACTAGGTTACCTTGTCACTAATACAATGCAACAACGACGATGATGCATCACAAAATACCATGGATGAGATAAGGAACCATATTAGAAGACTTAATAGAAAGTTGTAATAATAAAGAGGAACGAAAGATATTAGAATGACTCCTTATCATTCCCTAAAAGGATGACAATGACAATGTCACCAATTAATAATTAGGAATCAAAACATCCTCTAAGGATACACATATATGGAAAAGGACAAGGATGATGTGTCACAACTTCCCTTCACAAATGAGATTAGCGAGGAACCAAATTTGAAATGATTCCAAATTCCAATGATGGAAGAATATGAGGAAAAGATGGATACCCATTATCACATAACCTTATTTAATGAAAAGATAACACTTTAGAGAGCATCTCACACTTTGAAGTGCAAGTTTTTCCCGTATTCTTTGAATAAGGTTATCATTTGTGGAATTCCTTGAACTTTTGAAACATTAGATCTATCTCGTCATCACTTTTACTTTTGCAGTCTTCATCTTCTGACTTCATGTATTCCAAGAGCTTTCTTCTTTTTGTCGTCTTCTTCATTATCGGCTAGCCTTTTAGCTCCACTTTATGTTCGTGCAACTTTCCAAACAAGGTAGTCAAATATATAGAAGACAAGTCCCTAGATTTAGAAATTACAGGGACTTTAGGTTGCCAATTGTAGTTTAAGTATCTAAGAGCTTTTATAACCAATACCTCATTTTGAAAAACTTTAACCATATTTCTCATATGATTCATAATATGACCTTTTTCCATATCTTGATTATTTTCTTCGTATTTCATTGTGAAAAGTTCGTACTCATGGGTCAATGTGTTCATCATAGCCCCTTTTTACTTCGTTAGCGCCTTGATTGTAAATTGAATGGTGTCCCACAAAGTAGTGATAATGGTTTTTGCTTTTGAATTGCGCTACACTTTTTCCTTATTCTATATGGTCCAAATATCTCTATATTTGTTTTCCACAACACCATTAGTTAAATTTGTGGGAACAAAAGGAGCTTTTTTTTGTAGAAGTATAAATATCATAATCCATCCCCTCTCTAAAGATTTTATCTTATTTGTCCATAAAGCATACCTTTCTCCATTGAGTTATAGGGGTATATTTAGTTAATCATTTGAAGTCATTTCTACCTCCTAAGAAGATTAGTCTTATAATAGGAGTTAGGATCTAATGTCACTTGTTGACCAAGTGACTCCAAATACAAGAGAGAGGGATAGTGAATTATGAAATTTGAATTTCcaaaattgatttataaaaacACTTAGACTTAAAAGGATTAATGTTAGAAGATAGAAATAAACAGATATAAAGTAGCATAATAATATAAAAGAGAATAGACGAAGAAATAAGTGTCGCGAAAAAGACAAATGacataaataaaagagaaatagaTAGAAAGATGACACTATAGATTTAGCCTAATTCAGCCTAAACCATTTGACCTAATCGAATCGACAAGAGTTTCTCCTTGAGATATCCACTAAAATAACTTAACATATTTCACAAGATTAACCCAGACAACCTTACAAAGTAACTTCAATTTTTGCACATGATCATCCCAAAAATATTTCACAAACAACCTAGAGCTTTTACATAGGCTCAAATCAATAAACTTCCACAAATAAACAGAGCTTTTACACATGCTAAGCTTAATAACCTTAACCCAAACTTTTTACAGGTTTAGCTTACAACCTTTAACTTTTTTACAAATGGATCACAAGAAAACTACAACCTTGAATAAACAATTACAACACAATACCAATACCAATACAACACAATTCTCATATGAAACTTTTTACTCTCTTGGCACTACTTCTACTCTAGTAAAAAATAAGTTTATAAAATAGTAAGAGAAAGAAAACTAGTAATGaggttataatttaaaaaatgtatttaGAAATGAGGACAAACCTCATTTATATGTGAAAATATTTATCCCAAAATTAGGAAACATTGATTTTTCGACTTTACTTAATATAGATTACCAACCTCTTTAATCTATTAGAAGGTGTTACacattgatataatttattagaaTCAATTCTTAATCGATTAAACAATGTACTTGGATTTTTTAATTGATTACGACAGCTATCTAATCATTTAATCACTTGCCCAAATTGGTTTTAAgaagatttttcaaaaatatgagactctctttctctccctatgtgtgtgagtgtgtgtgtgtgtgtgtgtgtgtgtgtgtgtatgtgtgtgtgtaagTGTGTGTATGTTTGTGTGAGTGTGTGTATGTATGTGTGTGTTGCCTTAGTACCTCAAAAATTAATCttgtttaatttataattaactgatcaaaaacaagaaaaaactcTAAGAGCATGGTCTGCCAATCTTTCACACTTGTACATCTTCAAGCTTAAACCTTCAAGATTACCAGTTCATATCTTCAAGTCCATTTCCTTGATTAAATTCTTTTTAGCACTCTCAAACTTCAACTTAAAACAATTGTATGATGATACttgaaatatttttcttgtttacatatcatcatcaaaaatcattttaagaGTTATCATCATCAAGTGCTCTTGACGACATTACGTATACAATACATAAAACCATAACAATATCAAAATCTATATGAATGACACGGTCATCAAAGCGTGAGGTACAAAATTACACTTTTAGTACTTAAAACTAATAATTTATTAGAATCAATTCTTAATCGATTAAACAATGTACTTGGATTTTTTAATTGATTACGCAAGCTATCTAATCATTTAATCACTTGCCCAAATTGGTTTTAAgaagatttttcaaaaatatgagactctctttctctccctatgtgtgtgagtgtgtgtgtgtgtgtgtgtgtgtgtgtgtgtgtgtgtaagtgTGTGTATGTTTGTGTGAGTGTGTGTATGTATGTGCGTGTTGCCTTAGTACCTCAAAAATTAATCttgtttaatttataattaactgatcaaaaacaagaaaaaactcTAAGAGCATGGTCTGCCAATCTTTCACACTTTTACATCTTCAAGCTTAAACCTTCAAGATTACCAGTTCATATCTTCAAGTCCATTTCCTTGATTAAATTCTTTTTAGCACTCTCAAACTTCAA encodes:
- the LOC131652628 gene encoding uncharacterized protein LOC131652628; its protein translation is MHRGKRNSSKIVEEYVHKHFHEWFQEYVARKVDPDISDEISWLANGPNDIARRFNGYNIRGFKFRTQRKEQGFRTQNSGVVMSAFTKSFSTTGEPIEKSSDDMYYGKLVDIIELDYYGNLRVVLFKCVWVDTRPNKGIKIDQFGIHSVNFSRLIHTGVNEIDEPFILATDARMVYYVDDPFEEGWSCVCHMKPRDIYDMGDVNSTDSEEMIMEDIPFCEQNVENIEELPLVQEDDNEQEPNFNEEEQVPDEQNIDEDHDGCSDENDNMVLE
- the LOC131652636 gene encoding uncharacterized protein LOC131652636 produces the protein MKQKRKCSGKDVLERLRGEVQNNIETFQDQHQHQQSNNNQSEPSLHSNEDQPQQNMNVPNSPQQDVNMTNSPSSDDTFDPSLNTNEDQLQQKEEPLLVKVKDMCTGEVITKKMIANQVWHLEKTKKVIVELNNFGQGDNSSSNLLVRFLGQVAKKSAYCPISVERWDEMSEKCSQDQWKCIEDHFEFDYVAGIKWVRCTLGERWKAYKYKLRNQYFYPNKRKEEILANTPSGVDPVQWTSFVHHYKSPKMKKQSEQNTINRKKLKVSHAGGSKSNARRGREMALQLGRHVCRSEVILSTLIKKDGNYVNEEGKAMAEKISECLSEDKERTATIGVSSKINVYTDDAIAKICGAEHSGRVRGLGLGVCPTQAFGKRRHYTNFIQVGSFSQKNVEDLQKDVECLGEKLIGYEETKEKLTQTTEQLTHTTEQLAQAQHQLEVLQNFMKHKFGDELSIFNSNASPN